The following are from one region of the Sorghum bicolor cultivar BTx623 chromosome 2, Sorghum_bicolor_NCBIv3, whole genome shotgun sequence genome:
- the LOC8083287 gene encoding putative serine carboxypeptidase-like 23 — translation MRSNKNASSLILYVLLFVICAAALHADASQEDQLRKFIRSRRDSRRSSDQGSFKVSNYIRHRVASSLLSTSSSDSEQSALKAADKITALPGQPDGVDFDQYSGYVTVDERNGRALFYYFVEAPQDASTKPLLLWLNGGPGCSSFGYGAMQELGPFRVNSDNKTLSRNKDAWNNLANVIFLESPAGVGFSYSNTTSDYDLSGDQRTADDSYLFLVNWLQRFPEYKSRPFYISGESFAGHYVPQLAATILIQNSYNSKTAINLRGILVGNPLLDWNMNFKGAVDYYWSHGLMSDEVFDNITRHCNFDNSDGVVCNGAVEAVDAGTLDPYNIYAPICVDAADGTYYPTGYLPGYDPCSYHYTYAYLNDPAVQSAFHARMTSWSGCANLNWTDAPISMVPTISWLVQKKLPVWIFSGDFDSVCPLPATRYSIHDLKLRITTPWRPWTVNKEVGGYVQQYKGGFTFASVRGAGHMVPSSQPERALVLLDSFFKGVLPPYIMEQ, via the exons ATGAGGAGCAACAAAAATGCCTCTTCTCTCATCTTGTACGTTTTGCTCTTCGTCATCTGCGCCGCTGCACTGCACGCAGATGCGTCCCAAGAGGATCAACTGAGAAAATTCATTAGGTCTAGGAGGGACAGTCGTCGTAGTAGCGATCAGGGCTCGTTTAAGGTGAGTAACTACATACGCCACAGGGTCGCCAGTAGCCTCCTGAGCACAAGCTCCTCCGACAGCGAACAGAGCGCCCTGAAGGCGGCTGACAAGATCACTGCGCTGCCGGGGCAGCCAGACGGCGTCGACTTCGACCAGTACAGCGGGTACGTCACCGTCGACGAGAGGAATGGCCGGGCACTCTTCTACTACTTCGTGGAGGCGCCGCAGGATGCCTCGACGAAGCCGCTCCTCCTGTGGCTTAACGGAG GGCCAGGATGCTCGTCGTTTGGCTACGGAGCAATGCAAGAACTCGGCCCGTTCCGTGTAAACAGCGACAACAAAACGCTGAGTAGAAACAAGGATGCTTGGAATAACC TGGCTAATGTCATCTTCTTGGAATCGCCGGCGGGTGTTGGATTCTCCTACTCCAACACAACCTCCGACTACGACCTCAGTGGAGACCAAAGGACGGCTGATGACTCGTATCTGTTTCTGGTTAACTGGCTGCAGCGCTTCCCCGAGTACAAAAGCCGTCCATTCTACATCTCCGGGGAGAGCTTCGCCGGACATTATGTGCCCCAACTTGCTGCCACCATCCTAATCCAGAATTCCTACAACAGCAAAACTGCTATAAACCTACGGGGCATCTTG gttgggaatccACTTCTGGATTGGAATATGAACTTCAAGGGTGCAGTTGACTACTACTGGAGCCATGGGTTGATGTCAGATGAGGTGTTTGACAACATAACCAGGCACTGCAATTTTGACAATTCAGATGGTGTGGTATGCAATGGCGCTGTAGAGGCGGTGGATGCTGGCACACTTGATCCTTACAACATATATGCCCCAATTTGTGTTGATGCGGCCGACGGAACATACTACCCCACTGGCTAC TTACCTGGATATGATCCATGCAGCTACCATTACACATATGCCTACCTCAACGACCCAGCAGTGCAGAGTGCTTTCCATGCTAGAATGACAAGTTGGTCAGGATGCGC AAACTTGAACTGGACAGATGCACCGATTTCCATGGTGCCAACAATCTCATGGCTAGTTCAGAAGAAGTTACCTGTCTGGATTTTTAG TGGCGATTTTGATTCCGTATGCCCACTTCCCGCAACGAGGTATTCCATCCATGATCTTAAACTTCGCATCACAACTCCATGGCGTCCATGGACAGTAAACAAGGAG GTTGGAGGATATGTTCAACAGTATAAGGGAGGATTCACATTTGCCTCTGTGAGAGGAGCTGGTCATATGGTTCCGTCCTCCCAGCCCGAGAGAGCATTAGTATTATTGGACTCCTTTTTCAAAGGGGTGCTCCCACCGTACATAATGGAGCAGTAA
- the LOC8063749 gene encoding probable RNA 3'-terminal phosphate cyclase-like protein, translated as MGRDKSRRLSGSRDFRQRLVLATLTSTAVTIVDIRSGDAAPGLRPHEVSLLRLLDKISDHHTIELNDTGTKLKYRPGVIIGGKGLEHDCGVHRGIGYFLEPLILLGLFARAPISIRLKGITNDTKDPSVDTFRTTTLHMLKHFGVPLEGFDLKIDSRGSPPLGGGEVSLWVRNINSTLTAANWVDEGMVKRIRGVSFATRVSPQLQSRIIYAARGIFNRFIPDVHIDKDHRSGSAGGRSPGYGVTLVAETTTGCLLSVDVTVSCPSVDEINEESEKPELTSPEDLGVQAASMLLEEVAQGGVVDSTHQGLLFILCALCPPDVSKVRVGQLTPYGIETLRNIRDFLDVKFIIKPDPNSNTVTLKCVGAGVKNLARKIS; from the exons ATGGGGCGAGACAAGAGCCGGCGTCTCTCCGGCAGCCGcgacttccggcagcgcctggtGCTGGCGACGCTCACCTCCACCGCCGTCACCATCGTGGACATCCGCTCCGGGGACGCGGCGCCGGGGCTCCGCCCTCACGAGGTCTCCCTCCTCCGCCTCCTCGACAAGATCTCCGACCACCACACCATTGAGCTCAACGATACAG GAACGAAGCTGAAGTACCGACCGGGAGTGATTATAGGGGGAAAGGGCCTTGAGCACGATTGCGGGGTACACCGGGGTATTGGCTACTTCCTTGAGCCGCTCATACTGCTTGGTCTATTTGCGAGGGCTCCTATATCGATTCGGCTCAAAG GAATCACTAATGATACGAAGGACCCTTCTGTGGATACTTTCCGGACAACAACCTTGCATATGCTCAAGCACTTTGGTGTTCCTCTGGAGGGTTTCGATCTAAAAATTGATAGCCGTGGATCTCCTCCTCTTGGTGGCGGTGAGGTGTCTCTCTGGGTTCGCAATATAAATAGCACATTGACG GCAGCAAATTGGGTAGATGAAGGTATGGTGAAGAGGATAAGGGGTGTTTCGTTCGCCACTAGAGTATCGCCACAATTGCAAAGCCGCATTATATATGCTGCACGTGGAATCTTCAATCGCTTCATTCCTGATGTTCATATAGACAAGGATCATAGATCTGGTTCTGCTGGTGGGAG GTCACCAGGCTATGGTGTAACATTAGTTGCTGAGACCACTACGGGATGCCTGCTCTCTGTAGATGTCACTGTGAGTTGTCCTAGTGTTGATGAAATAAATGAAGAATCTGAGAAGCCTGAGCTGACTTCTCCAGAGGATCTTGGTGTTCAAGCTGCATCAATGCTACTAGAAGAGGTGGCTCAAGGAGGTGTTGTTGACTCTACACATCAG GGCCTTCTATTTATCCTGTGTGCTTTATGCCCACCTGATGTATCAAAGGTTCGAGTGGGACAGCTGACTCCATATGGTATAGAGACACTTCGAAACATCAGAGATTTTCTTGACGTCAAGTTCATCATCAAGCCTGATCCCAATTCGAACACAGTTACATTAAAATGTGTTGGTGCGGGAGTGAAGAATCTTGCTCGGAAGATTTCATAA